The Coffea arabica cultivar ET-39 chromosome 1e, Coffea Arabica ET-39 HiFi, whole genome shotgun sequence genome has a window encoding:
- the LOC140015927 gene encoding putative disease resistance protein RGA3: protein MADSAVNATIQVALKMVVSLAAEHVNLAREFPKELERLNESAEMIRGFLAGADEEMHSPVVQDWLKQLEEEVFKADNVLDELNYENLRRKVNYQNQPMKKKVFFCFSFFSKIGFRSRLGSMIREVNTNLERIHGHARGLGLAYKCQVEEAFPNIAAGAAKSRQTDSKIVRRDVLGRDEDESKIVKKLLTESESDSISVISITGPPGLGKTTLAKAVFNTPQFDNHFNKKIWVCVAKEVEIMELFKMILESSTRKKAEVDSREVIVEGIETELKEKRYLLVLDDLWNHQEGLLNDFFTTLEALKPKKGIWCLVTSRLQEVAIVLSRHRRINFTRHDLRKLYDDDCWSIVKNWATIGEEVPKELEALRKQVLRRCDGLPLAATLIGGLLSKKRKEDWLSILEESLLNGDQCGIEQILKVSFDHLSPAPVKKCFAYCSIFDQDTKLEQDLLVEHWMAEGFLQPDSQNQTMEGIGYEYLRTLLQTSLLEEVNEGWRTWYKMHDLVHDFAKSILNRNSSNQDRYLAVYSPKRINEKASASLRTLFLEGGMADDMLSKFKYLHVLKLFGADVKELPTSIGKLIHLHLLDISDSMITTLPESLCKLYRLQTLRIGKLEEGFPKKTSNLISMRHLHYHDDAGCKIQMPSSIGQWSCLQTLEFFNIGRQEEDRGIQELGTLQDLKGSLEIRNLELVNGKDDAELANLSRKPNLYQLILEWGNRDRESDKCDEDVLEGLQPHPNLKELHIRNFRGDQIPQWLVKSSTLVELHLIDCRELTVPTLGQLSSLQRLYLCGLENTTCIGLSFYGISDEEDGRLGGSGTVRRQTFFPALKILSLESMKSFEEWKDAHVFRVLEKLYIRDCPRLTTIPTLSCFPSLDVLEIRRNCHVLLVEKVLSNIANLSSLKLRGRGPMESLNLVKQPESSLTIDGCDSLSTDMLERLCLFPILQSVELWECPNITTLRGMSCAACLKTLVVIGCENLRELPEDLYQFQALEHLEIWGCPRINSFGLNPNKGQKSLLKSLEELIIIGCDGLTRLPVEMFEPCMSLRRLTLSGCHNLRCLLDLAILPTWEVAIDGVSGYSVMEFDWVGLASSSTLRHVSLSGMLDTKSLPHQLQDFEAIEAFPDWLGNLVSLEELFLFNCKKLPWNASN from the exons ATGGCTGACAGTGCTGTTAATGCTACTATTCAGGTTGCGTTGAAGATGGTTGTTTCCCTTGCCGCTGAACATGTTAATCTGGCTCGTGAATTCCCAAAGGAGCTGGAGCGACTCAACGAATCTGCTGAAATGATCCGAGGCTTCTTGGCTGGTGCTGACGAGGAAATGCATAGCCCAGTGGTGCAAGATTGGCTGAAGCAGCTGGAAGAAGAGGTTTTCAAAGCTGACAATGTGCTGGACGAGCTCAACTATGAAAATCTTCGTCGGAAGGTGAACTATCAAAATCAACCCATGAAAAAGAAGGTATTCTTCTGCTTTTCATTCTTTAGTAAAATTGGTTTTCGTTCGAGGTTGGGTTCAATGATCAGGGAGGTCAACACGAACCTTGAAAGGATCCATGGGCATGCCAGGGGTTTGGGACTGGCCTACAAGTGCCAAGTTGAAGAAGCATTCCCGAATATTGCAGCTGGAGCCGCAAAAAGCCGACAGACCGACTCTAAGATTGTTCGAAGGGATGTCCTAGGAAGAGACGAGGATGAATCAAAAATAGTTAAGAAGTTGTTGACCGAATCTGAAAGTGATAGTATTTCAGTTATTTCCATAACTGGCCCGCCAGGATTAGGAAAAACAACTCTAGCTAAAGCCGTTTTCAACACTCCACAGTTTGATAAtcattttaacaaaaaaatttggGTTTGTGTGGCTAAAGAAGTTGAAATCATGGAGCTCTTCAAAATGATTCTAGAATCGTCAACAAGAAAAAAGGCTGAAGTGGATAGTAGGGAGGTAATAGTTGAAGGAATTGAAACTGAACTTAAGGAAAAAAGATATTTGCTTGTTCTTGACGATTTGTGGAATCATCAAGAAGGATTGTTGAATGACTTTTTCACCACTTTGGAGGCACTCAAACCGAAGAAAGGGATCTGGTGTCTTGTTACTTCTCGTCTCCAAGAAGTGGCAATTGTTCTGTCGAGACATCGGCGGATCAATTTTACTCGTCATGACCTAAGAAAGCTATACGATGATGACTGCTGGTCTATCGTGAAAAATTGGGCAACTATAGGGGAAGAAGTGCCAAAAGAATTGGAAGCTTTAAGGAAGCAAGTTTTAAGAAGATGTGACGGTCTACCTCTGGCAGCAACGTTAATCGGAGGTTTGTTatctaaaaagagaaaagaggatTGGCTATCTATTTTGGAGGAGAGCCTCTTGAATGGAGATCAGTGTGGGATCGAGCAAATACTTAAGGTGAGTTTTGATCATCTGTCACCTGCACCGGTTAAGAAATGTTTTGCATATTGCTCAATTTTTGATCAAGATACTAAATTGGAACAAGATCTACTAGTTGAGCATTGGATGGCTGAAGGCTTTCTTCAACCGGATTCCCAAAATCAAACGATGGAGGGAATAGGATATGAGTATCTGAGGACTTTGCTGCAAACTTCCTTATTGGAAGAAGTAAATGAGGGGTGGAGaacatggtataaaatgcacgatCTTGTGCACGATTTTgcaaaatcaattttgaatcgTAACAGCAGCAATCAGGACCGTTACCTTGCGGTATACTCACCCAAAAGAATCAATGAAAAAGCATCAGCATCACTTCGCACACTATTTCTGGAGGGTGGCATGGCTGATGATATGTTATCAAAGTTCAAATACTTGCATGTCCTAAAATTGTTTGGAGCAGATGTCAAAGAGTTGCCCACCTCCATTGGCAAACTAATACATTTACACTTACTTGACATTTCAGATTCTATGATTACAACTCTGCCAGAATCTCTTTGCAAACTTTACCGTTTGCAAACACTGAGAATTGGCAAGCTTGAAGAAGGTTTTCCAAAGAAGACGAGCAATTTGATTAGCATGAGACATCTTCACTATCATGATGATGCAGGATGCAAAATCCAAATGCCATCCAGTATTGGACAATGGAGTTGTCTTCAAACGTTAGAGTTCTTTAACATTGGTCGTCAAGAGGAAGATCGTGGCATCCAGGAGCTTGGGACCTTGCAAGATCTTAAAGGCTCCTTAGAGATCAGAAATCTTGAACTAGTAAATGGCAAAGATGATGCTGAACTGGCAAACCTATCTAGAAAGCCAAATCTATATCAGTTGATACTTGAGTGGGGCAATAGGGATCGGGAAAGTGATAAATGCGATGAAGATGTGTTGGAAGGTCTCCAACCTCACCCAAATTTAAAAGAGTTGCATATCAGGAATTTTAGGGGAGATCAGATTCCACAATGGCTTGTGAAATCATCAACATTAGTGGAATTGCACTTAATAGATTGCAGAGAACTCACCGTCCCCACACTAGGACAACTGTCGTCCCTCCAACGTCTATATCTGTGTGGATTGGAAAACACAACGTGCATTGGGCTTTCATTCTATGGTATTAGTGATGAGGAGGACGGAAGATTAGGAGGTTCAGGCACTGTTAGAAGACAAACATTCTTTCCAGCTCTTAAAATTCTCTCTCTTGAAAGCATGAAAAGTTTTGAAGAGTGGAAGGATGCACATGTGTTTCGCGTGCTGGAAAAGTTGTATATTAGGGATTGCCCCCGGCTGACCACTATTCCAACTCTAAGTTGTTTCCCAAGTCTTGATGTATTGGAAATCAGAAGGAATTGCCATGTTTTACTGGTAGAAAAGGTTTTGAGCAATATAGCCAATCTCTCATCCCTTAAATTAAGGGGTCGTGGACCAATGGAGTCTCTAAATTTAGTGAAACAACCAGAAAGCAGTTTGACGATTGATGGCTGTGACAGTCTATCCACTGACATGCTCGAGCGACTCTGTCTTTTTCCAATTCTTCAAAGTGTAGAATTGTGGGAGTGCCCTAATATAACAACATTAAGAGGAATGAGTTGCGCCGCTTGTCTTAAGACATTGGTAGTCATTGGTTGTGAGAATTTACGGGAGTTGCCAGAAGATCTTTATCAATTTCAAGCGTTAGAGCACTTGGAGATATGGGGTTGCCCGAGAATTAATTCATTTGGATTAAATCCTAATAAAGGACAAAAAAGCCTCCTTAAATCTCTTGAGGAATTAATTATTATTGGATGTGATGGATTAACAAGATTACCCGTGGAAATGTTCGAGCCGTGTATGTCTCTCCGAAGGCTGACATTGTCCGGTTGCCACAATCTG AGATGCCTACTGGATTTGGCTATCTTACCAACCTGGGAAGTCGCTATTGATGGCGTCTCAGGTTACTCTGTAATGGAATTTGATTGGGTTGGATTAGCATCTTCATCAACACTCCGGCACGTGAGTTTAAGTGGGATGCTTGACACGAAATCTCTGCCACATCAGCTTCAAGACTTTGAAGCAATCGAAGCCTTTCCAGATTGGCTTGGGAACCTTGTGTCTCTTGAAGAACTATTTCTGTTCAACTGCAAAAAGCTGCCATGGAACGCCTCAAATTAA